Proteins encoded within one genomic window of Ptiloglossa arizonensis isolate GNS036 chromosome 3, iyPtiAriz1_principal, whole genome shotgun sequence:
- the LOC143143998 gene encoding LOW QUALITY PROTEIN: tetratricopeptide repeat protein 39C (The sequence of the model RefSeq protein was modified relative to this genomic sequence to represent the inferred CDS: substituted 1 base at 1 genomic stop codon), giving the protein MAKKTEDMKEWSIARLGISLLLNNKTEEAEVLFTRYPHSFHIKAGRCFVLFMNALMTFEDDKLQQTILLLKDMERECASDIGWLKSMKSKVFKAEETGKDYVNRLERQIVLADSQVCSAILTLLQQELTGYVRGGWMLRKAWRVYQHAHTQISQLYQRTFGANPSVELDTRCSTPSCNGSSYSLQSLQSPGSSEWSIPSCNGSTSNATSISSSSGLRSSLSMFFSLTGITSEQQTPFVEPTEVSRLMSAVSFGYGIYQLCVSLLPPSLLKVIHFLGFEGDRETGLTALMNARLSEDMRAPLATLSLLWYHTIVRPFFALDGSNLRAGVNAAKQLIAECHPEFNNSALFLFFTGRIERLESNVNSALEAYGRAVEASNQREIKLLCLHEVAWCHLIRLSYEEAYRSLTQLRQQSRWSKSFYAYLGTVCCGAIGKFDTLAATYGKILHFATRMSRETQLGVFILRRAPKLVDQETGQPYTILYYRLLVYELLYLWNAMPSCTPESLRGILLGNKKXVENQICDYEDDPMSARNTYYCANGGTCPAAILNSSRSSPWYCKFIKPFVFCVITSLLAMSVSHLCDKYSASRTFKIIRADLVNLRSHLNTLSMEVKNVMEMRDDLKSKLKEVGYVIPKMSEAILYLRNEVSEGMDTHTKALLKAMSPESVRDLVKSELQTYDADKTGRTDFALGSSGGSILSTRNTETYSAGAPVLKLFGIPICQQQNTPQAIIQTGVLPGECWAFKGSTGSVVIQLLGFVYVSGISLEHISEMISPTGETSTAPKDFSFWGLDCVDDTNPFFFGDFTYDNTGRSIQYFEIQKESKKPYEIVELKVHSNSGNNEYTCIYRIRVHGTLRQNNR; this is encoded by the exons atggcTAAAAAAACTGAAGACATGAAGGAGTGGAGTATCGCTAGACTGGGAATTTCTCTTCTTTTGAATAATAAAACTGAGGAAGCTGAAGTCTTATTTACCAGATACCCGCATAGTTTTCATATAAAGGCCGGTCGCTGCTTCGTTTTATTCATG AATGCTTTAATGACATTTGAAGATGACAAACTTCAACAAACCATTCTGTTGCTAAAAGATATGGAAAGAGAATGTGCAAGCGATATAGGATGGCTGAAGTCCATGAAGAGTAAAGTCTTCAAAGCAGAAGAAACAGGC AAAGACTATGTCAATAGACTGGAAAGACAAATAGTTTTAGCAGACTCACAGGTTTGTTCAGCTATATTAACATTACTACAACAAGAACTTACTGGATACGTGCGTGGTGGTTGGATGTTACGTAAAGCCTGGCGAGTTTATCAACATGCACACACGCAAATCTCGCAGTTATATCAACGCACATTTGGGGCAAATCCGTCAG TGGAATTGGATACAAGATGCAGCACTCCATCGTGCAACGGATCTTCCTACTCTCTACAAAGTCTCCAGAGTCCAGGTTCTTCGGAATGGTCTATACCGTCTTGCAATGGTTCAACAAGCAATGCAACATCAATATCGTCTTCATCAGGTCTGCGAAGCTCTCTATCAATGTTCTTCTCGCTCACCGGCATCACGTCCGAACAACAGACACC CTTTGTGGAACCTACCGAGGTCTCCCGATTGATGTCAGCAGTTAGCTTCGGTTATGGGATTTATCAACTATGCGTCAGTTTATTGCCGCCTTCTCTTCTAAAAGTGATCCACTTTTTGGGCTTCGAAGGTGACAGAGAAACCGGGCTTACTGCGCTGATGAACGCACGACTCAGCGAAGATATGCGTGCTCCTCTTGCAAC CTTATCTTTACTCTGGTACCACACAATCGTTCGCCCATTTTTCGCTCTTGATGGAAGCAACCTGCGAGCTGGTGTAAATGCTGCAAAACAATTAATCGCGGAATGTCATCCGGAGTTCAATAATTCGgctcttttcctctttttcaCTGGTCGAATAGAAAGGCTCGAG TCGAACGTGAATAGTGCTCTAGAAGCATATGGAAGGGCTGTTGAAGCTTCGAACCAAAGGGAAATAAAGTTGTTATGTTTACACGAAGTGGCTTGGTGTCATCTTATTCGCCTCAGTTATGAAGAGGCTTACCGATCTTTAACGCAATTACGACAACAATCTAGATGGTCGAAAAGCTTTTACGCTTACTTAGGAACTG TTTGTTGTGGAGCAATTGGTAAATTCGACACCTTGGCTGCGACTTATGGAAAAATTCTTCATTTTGCTACTAGGATGAGCAGAGAGACGCAACtcggtgtatttattttacgtCGGGCACCTAAACTGGTAGATCAAGAAACTGGACAACCTTATACGATTTTGTATTACAGGTTGTTAGTGTACGAACTACTTTATTTATGGAACGCGATGCCATCTTGTACACCGGAGTCATTACGAGGAATACTTCTAGGTAATAAGAAATAAGTAG AAAATCAAATCTGTGATTATGAGGACGATCCGATGAGCGCTCGAAACACGTACTACTGCGCTAATGGAGGAACCTGTCCAGCAGCTATATTAAATTCCTCTCGTTCATCTCCTTGGTACTGTAAATTCATCAAACCATTTGTATTTTGCGTCATTACATCGTTGTTAG CCATGTCTGTGTCTCATCTTTGTGACAAATATTCAGCTAGCAGGACCTTTAAAATAATCAGAGCTGACTTAGTAAATCTCCGATCCCATTTGAATACACTTTCG ATGGAAGTAAAGAATGTAATGGAAATGCGAGATGATTTAAAGAGTAAGTTGAAAGAAGTTGGCTACGTGATTCCAAAAATGTCTGAAGCCATTCTCTATTTAAGAAACGAAGTATCCGAGG GAATGGATACTCACACGAAGGCTTTATTAAAAGCCATGTCTCCAGAGAGCGTGAGAGATTTGGTGAAAAGTGAATTGCAAACATATGATGCTGACAAAACTGGAAGAACTGATTTTGCTCTTGGAAGTTCAG GTGGTTCAATCCTTTCCACAAGGAATACGGAAACATACTCAGCTGGAGCACCAGTACTGAAACTTTTTGGAATTCCTATTTGCCAACAACAAAACACACCTCAAGCTATAATTCAG ACTGGTGTTCTTCCGGGCGAATGCTGGGCTTTCAAAGGCAGCACTGGCAGCGTTGTTATACAATTACTTGGTTTTGTATATGTTTCTGGCATCAGCCTTGAACACATTTCAGAAATGATATCACCCACAGGAGAAACAAGCACCGCCCctaaagatttttctttttgg GGATTAGACTGCGTAGACGATACAAACCCATTTTTCTTTGGCGACTTTACGTACGATAACACTGGTCGTTCTATACAATATTTTGAGATTCAG aaagaatcgaagaaaccatACGAAATAGTCGAATTAAAGGTTCACTCTAATAGCGGTAACAATGAATACACCTGCATTTATCGAATACGGGTTCACGGGACACTACGTCAAAACAATAGATAA
- the LOC143143997 gene encoding tetratricopeptide repeat protein 39C-like — translation MIGITNLIEGAAYSYLGDKDASIECYRHCLRRRNPSNDAYDQHISAFALYELGNALCITNNIEEGKTLLLRAQNQYRDYDFESRLNVRIHATLKNFN, via the exons ATGATTGGGATAACCAATTTAATTGAAGGAGCAGCTTATTCCTATCTCGGTGACAAAGATGCATCGATCGAGTGTTACCGACATTGCCTAAGGCGACGTAATCCGTCCAATGATGCATATGATCAGCACATTAGTGCATTTGCGCTTTATGAACTTGGAAATGCACTTTGCATCACTAAT AATATTGAGGAAGGGAAGACACTACTTTTACGAGCTCAAAACCAATACAGAGATTACGATTTTGAGAGCCGACTCAACGTGCGAATACATGCtacgttgaaaaattttaactga
- the LOC143143996 gene encoding apyrase-like isoform X1 has protein sequence MGMQNRNIEAMKYSRNQRQALLVPHVYRIANNIFQIQNQYLALIFLFLTVPLFFLGFPLLRGSERSLISNQILTQCEYYKYNKTYPLSTPIRTSKGFTYKIAIVSDLDYDSKSLDKKNAWHSIMKTGTLIWNPMTNSLSIVWDDTNQVLTSSLTMEGRGMELSALVTFDGHLLSFDDRTGVVYSIERDQAYPWVILMDGNGKTSKGFKSEWATVKDEYLYVGSSGKEWTTHSGEFKNNNPLWIKIISPRGEIHSLNWISNYEQLRRAIDIEYPGYMIHESGTWSDIHKRWFFLPRRCSYERYIGTKDELMSCNVLLIADENFVDIEVVKIGNLTPMRGFSSFKFIPGSQDSVIVALKTEEYRGQTATYIMAFTIQGVILMSEIKVVDKKFEGLEFI, from the exons ATGGGAATGCAGAACCGTAATATAGAAGCGATGAAATATTCACGTAACCAGAGGCAAGCATTACTAGTTCCGCATGTATACAGAATagctaataatatttttcaaatacaaaatcaatatttagcactaattttccttttcttaacGGTTCCTCTATTTTTCCTTGGATTTCCTTTGTTGCGTGGAAGTGAACGTTCTTTAATATCAAATCAGATTTTAACTCAGTGcgaatattacaaatataataaaacatACCCGTTATCGACTCCAATTAGAACTTCAAAAGGTTTTACCTATAAAATAGCAATAGTAAGTGATCTCGATTATGATTCTAAAAGTTTAGACAAGAAGAATGCGTGGCATAGTATCATGAAAACTGGCACTCTTATTTGGAATCCTATGACAAATTCTCTTTCCATCGTATGGGATGATACAAACCAGGTATTAACATCGTCCTTAACAATGGAAGGACGTGGCATGGAATTATCTGCATTAGTTACTTTTGATGGACATTTATTGTCTTTTGATGATCGCACAGGAGTAGTATATTCCATTGAAAGAGACCAAGCATATCCTTGGGTCATATTAATGGATGGTAACGGCAAAACTTCTAAAG GATTTAAGTCTGAATGGGCAACTGTTaaagatgaatatttatatgttGGTAGTTCTGGCAAAGAATGGACTACACATTCAGGagaatttaaaaacaataatCCATTgtggataaaaataatatccCCTCGTGGTGAAATTCATTCTTTGAATTGGATTTCAAATTATGAACAGTTAAGGCGAGCAATTGACATTGAGTACCCAG GTTATATGATTCATGAATCAGGAACCTGGAGTGATATACACAAAAGGTGGTTCTTTTTACCTAGACGATGTTCTTATGAACGCTATATTGGAACGAAGGATGAATTAATGAGTTGTAATGTTTTATTAATTGCAGacgaaaattttgtagataTCGAG GTTGTCAAAATTGGAAATTTAACTCCAATGAGAGGTTTCTCGAGCTTCAAATTTATACCAGGATCTCAAGACTCAGTTATTGTTGCTCTTAAAACTGAAGAATATCGAGGACAGACTGCCACATATATTATGGCATTCACAATTCAAGGAGTGATTTTAATGTCTGAAATTAAAGTGGTAGATAAGAAGTTTGAGGGTTTAGAATTTATATAA
- the LOC143143996 gene encoding apyrase-like isoform X2, protein MGMQNRNIEAMKYSRNQRQALLVPHVYRIANNIFQIQNQYLALIFLFLTVPLFFLGFPLLRGSERSLISNQILTQCEYYKYNKTYPLSTPIRTSKGFTYKIAIVSDLDYDSKSLDKKNAWHSIMKTGTLIWNPMTNSLSIVWDDTNQVLTSSLTMEGRGMELSALVTFDGHLLSFDDRTGVVYSIERDQAYPWVILMDGNGKTSKGFKSEWATVKDEYLYVGSSGKEWTTHSGEFKNNNPLWIKIISPRGEIHSLNWISNYEQLRRAIDIEYPGYMIHESGTWSDIHKRRKFCRYRGCQNWKFNSNERFLELQIYTRISRLSYCCS, encoded by the exons ATGGGAATGCAGAACCGTAATATAGAAGCGATGAAATATTCACGTAACCAGAGGCAAGCATTACTAGTTCCGCATGTATACAGAATagctaataatatttttcaaatacaaaatcaatatttagcactaattttccttttcttaacGGTTCCTCTATTTTTCCTTGGATTTCCTTTGTTGCGTGGAAGTGAACGTTCTTTAATATCAAATCAGATTTTAACTCAGTGcgaatattacaaatataataaaacatACCCGTTATCGACTCCAATTAGAACTTCAAAAGGTTTTACCTATAAAATAGCAATAGTAAGTGATCTCGATTATGATTCTAAAAGTTTAGACAAGAAGAATGCGTGGCATAGTATCATGAAAACTGGCACTCTTATTTGGAATCCTATGACAAATTCTCTTTCCATCGTATGGGATGATACAAACCAGGTATTAACATCGTCCTTAACAATGGAAGGACGTGGCATGGAATTATCTGCATTAGTTACTTTTGATGGACATTTATTGTCTTTTGATGATCGCACAGGAGTAGTATATTCCATTGAAAGAGACCAAGCATATCCTTGGGTCATATTAATGGATGGTAACGGCAAAACTTCTAAAG GATTTAAGTCTGAATGGGCAACTGTTaaagatgaatatttatatgttGGTAGTTCTGGCAAAGAATGGACTACACATTCAGGagaatttaaaaacaataatCCATTgtggataaaaataatatccCCTCGTGGTGAAATTCATTCTTTGAATTGGATTTCAAATTATGAACAGTTAAGGCGAGCAATTGACATTGAGTACCCAG GTTATATGATTCATGAATCAGGAACCTGGAGTGATATACACAAAAG acgaaaattttgtagataTCGAG GTTGTCAAAATTGGAAATTTAACTCCAATGAGAGGTTTCTCGAGCTTCAAATTTATACCAGGATCTCAAGACTCAGTTATTGTTGCTCTTAA